One genomic region from Desulfuromonas acetexigens encodes:
- the ablB gene encoding putative beta-lysine N-acetyltransferase: protein MMNDRIETFGQSTIQHGKHSDRVYLMKLGQDDLPGLLSRLEDLADEKGYSKIFAKVPDDRLDHFRRHGYRPEAQVPRFYGGDRAAHFLGKYLCPKRREEPRPQRVAEVLELARAKEPLPEAPSLTEGYRWRPLDPSDTQAMVAVYRRVFASYPFPIHNPAYLEETMADNVRYHGIFRDDRLVAIASAELDKSGGNGEMTDFATLPEERGQGLANYLLTRLEEAAAEEGIVTAYTIARAYSFGMNITFAKLGYDFGGTLTRNTQISGDLESMNVWYKPLVS, encoded by the coding sequence ATGATGAATGATCGCATAGAAACCTTTGGCCAATCGACCATCCAGCACGGCAAGCACAGCGACCGCGTCTATCTGATGAAACTGGGACAAGACGACCTGCCGGGACTGCTGAGCCGACTCGAAGACCTGGCGGATGAGAAAGGTTATTCCAAGATTTTCGCCAAGGTGCCCGATGACCGCCTGGACCACTTTCGGCGCCACGGTTACCGCCCCGAAGCGCAAGTCCCCCGCTTCTATGGGGGGGATCGCGCGGCCCACTTCCTGGGCAAATACCTCTGCCCGAAGCGCCGGGAGGAACCGCGCCCGCAACGGGTGGCGGAGGTGCTGGAGCTGGCCCGGGCGAAGGAGCCTCTGCCCGAGGCACCGTCCCTGACGGAAGGCTACCGCTGGCGGCCCTTGGACCCGAGCGACACCCAGGCCATGGTCGCCGTCTACCGACGGGTCTTCGCCAGCTATCCCTTCCCCATCCACAACCCCGCCTATCTCGAAGAAACCATGGCGGATAACGTGCGCTATCACGGCATCTTTCGCGATGACCGACTGGTCGCCATCGCCTCGGCGGAACTCGACAAAAGTGGCGGCAATGGGGAAATGACCGATTTCGCCACCCTGCCGGAAGAGCGGGGCCAGGGCCTGGCCAACTATCTGCTCACCCGGCTGGAAGAAGCCGCCGCCGAGGAAGGGATCGTCACCGCCTATACCATCGCCCGGGCCTACTCCTTCGGCATGAATATCACCTTCGCCAAGCTCGGCTACGACTTCGGTGGCACCCTGACCCGCAACACCCAGATTTCCGGCGACCTGGAAAGCATGAACGTCTGGTACAAGCCGCTGGTTTCCTGA
- a CDS encoding HDOD domain-containing protein: MILEDLRIERIPSVPEVLVTLLKLCHKPQVEFEELARVIEQEPALSAKILHLAHTACYRPWAEVTQIRRLLVVLGLDTVRRLALTSAVHQYFSQLSPGHESFTAALWFRSLLCAHLARDLARLTGYPAPEEAYLAGLLHRLGQLVLLENFPEPYRDILFMDETEARIEQVERDRFATTGAEVGAELLRQWPTSPFLADAVRYQNYPRSDLGESPPLVKLFNLATRLSRGTGTGALPPTDLDDQFFGLNATLLAEVFHRTRAEVLETAQGFAIDLGTGTGREASPARRELADYARNLALLGGTGGLHSTGLDTRAALERIRRDLALVFALDEVEFFLCDASGERLLGQPSPAHPACSGYSLDWQSSAGLLGRALREARPLSSFDRSSGETEALVDEQLRRLLKAPGLLVLPLIAGEVPLGVAVAGIPSPRRLPLDEWRTGLNLFAGQLALLLLQAREAEAARETEESVGRQQRNLEVRKLLHEVNNPLAVITNYLHVLGLKLGEGGPVKELAVLREELARVGDLLARFKDLEQPPAPGEERLELNRTIADLCTIFADGLFQGKKIRAELDLDESIPALTLSPGALRQVVMNLVKNAAEALPKGGRIDLATRDRIHKNGALFVELRIGDNGPGLPEHVLNELFTPVTSTKPGHAGLGLSIVKQLLDQLGAEISCASGPTTGTRFQILLPRTLPREASAHA, encoded by the coding sequence ATGATCCTGGAAGATCTGCGCATCGAGAGGATTCCATCCGTTCCAGAAGTTCTGGTGACGCTCCTCAAGTTGTGTCATAAGCCCCAGGTCGAATTCGAAGAACTGGCCCGGGTTATCGAGCAGGAACCCGCCCTTTCGGCAAAAATCCTCCATCTTGCCCATACTGCCTGCTACCGCCCATGGGCCGAGGTCACCCAGATCCGCCGCCTGCTCGTGGTTCTAGGCCTCGACACGGTGCGCCGACTGGCTCTGACCAGCGCCGTTCACCAGTATTTCAGCCAACTTTCCCCCGGGCATGAAAGCTTTACCGCCGCCCTCTGGTTTCGCTCCCTGCTCTGCGCCCACCTGGCTCGCGACCTCGCCCGCCTGACCGGCTATCCGGCTCCGGAAGAGGCCTACCTCGCGGGCCTGTTGCACCGTCTTGGGCAGCTGGTGCTGCTGGAGAATTTTCCCGAGCCTTATCGAGACATCCTCTTCATGGATGAGACCGAGGCACGGATCGAACAAGTGGAACGGGACCGTTTCGCGACCACCGGCGCCGAGGTCGGTGCCGAACTCCTGCGCCAATGGCCGACCTCCCCCTTTCTGGCCGACGCCGTGCGCTACCAGAATTATCCGCGAAGCGACCTGGGCGAAAGCCCGCCTCTGGTCAAACTCTTCAATCTGGCGACGCGCCTGAGCCGCGGCACCGGCACTGGTGCCCTCCCACCAACGGACCTCGACGACCAATTCTTCGGCCTCAACGCCACCCTTCTTGCGGAAGTCTTTCACCGAACCCGAGCGGAGGTGCTGGAAACGGCCCAGGGCTTCGCTATCGATCTCGGCACCGGAACGGGCCGGGAGGCCAGTCCGGCACGGCGGGAACTGGCTGACTACGCCCGCAACCTGGCTTTGCTCGGCGGCACCGGTGGCCTGCATTCGACCGGCCTCGACACCCGGGCCGCTCTCGAACGCATCCGCCGGGATCTGGCGCTGGTTTTCGCCCTCGACGAGGTCGAATTCTTCCTCTGCGACGCCTCCGGCGAACGTTTGCTCGGCCAACCCTCCCCCGCCCATCCCGCCTGTTCCGGCTATTCCCTCGACTGGCAAAGCTCCGCGGGCCTCCTGGGCCGGGCCTTGCGCGAGGCTCGGCCCCTCTCCTCCTTCGACCGCAGCTCTGGCGAAACGGAAGCCCTCGTCGACGAACAGCTGCGCCGCCTGCTCAAGGCCCCCGGGCTGCTCGTCCTCCCGCTGATCGCCGGGGAGGTTCCCCTCGGCGTAGCGGTGGCGGGTATCCCCTCGCCACGCCGCCTGCCCCTGGACGAATGGCGGACGGGCCTGAACCTCTTCGCCGGGCAACTGGCGCTCCTGCTCCTTCAGGCCCGCGAGGCCGAAGCGGCCCGTGAAACCGAGGAGAGCGTAGGGCGCCAACAGCGCAACCTGGAAGTCCGCAAGCTGCTGCACGAGGTGAATAATCCTCTGGCCGTCATCACCAATTATCTGCATGTTCTCGGCCTCAAGCTGGGGGAAGGCGGCCCCGTCAAGGAACTGGCCGTTCTGCGCGAGGAGCTCGCCCGGGTCGGCGATCTGCTGGCGCGTTTCAAGGATCTGGAACAGCCTCCCGCCCCCGGCGAGGAGCGGCTGGAGCTGAACCGGACCATCGCCGACCTCTGTACGATCTTCGCTGACGGCCTCTTTCAGGGGAAAAAAATTCGGGCCGAGCTCGATCTGGATGAGAGCATCCCTGCCCTGACCCTGAGCCCCGGCGCGTTGCGCCAGGTGGTGATGAACCTGGTCAAGAATGCCGCCGAAGCCCTCCCCAAAGGGGGACGCATCGACCTTGCCACCCGCGACCGGATCCACAAGAACGGCGCCCTCTTTGTCGAGCTGCGCATCGGTGACAACGGCCCGGGCCTGCCCGAGCACGTTCTGAACGAGCTTTTCACCCCGGTCACGAGCACCAAGCCGGGGCATGCCGGGCTTGGGCTGAGTATCGTCAAACAGCTGCTCGATCAGCTCGGTGCCGAAATCAGCTGCGCCTCCGGCCCGACGACCGGCACGCGTTTTCAGATCCTCCTGCCGCGCACCCTGCCCCGGGAGGCGTCCGCCCATGCCTGA
- a CDS encoding TerC family protein, whose translation MNTLWMWLGFNLFVLVLLALDLGVLHRKGQEVGIREALWLSFGYFVLALLFGAGVWHFLGRESGVEFFTGYLLEKSLSVDNIFVFVLIFGHFAVPAQYQHRVLFWGILGALVMRAALILVGASIISAFHWVIYVFGAFLVFTGVRMLMTINQEPDMEGNRLVRLVRRRFRVTQDYEGNRFFVRRDGLLFLTPLMVVLILVEVTDVVFALDSIPAIFAVTTDPFIVYTSNVFAILGLRALYFALVGIIHRFHYLKYGLSLVLMVVGAKMLINAAFGKVIPTEAALLVTALLIGGSMLISVVKTRVLPAEAAAAETRLGWVPGSPAKTEEKTEEKGAD comes from the coding sequence ATGAATACCCTGTGGATGTGGCTCGGCTTCAACCTGTTCGTCCTAGTTTTGTTGGCGCTCGATCTCGGTGTGCTCCACCGAAAAGGCCAGGAGGTGGGGATTCGCGAAGCCTTGTGGCTGAGCTTCGGCTATTTCGTCCTCGCCCTCCTTTTCGGCGCCGGCGTCTGGCATTTTCTCGGGCGGGAATCGGGGGTCGAGTTCTTTACCGGCTATCTCCTGGAAAAGAGCCTGAGCGTCGACAATATCTTCGTTTTCGTGCTCATTTTCGGCCACTTCGCGGTGCCGGCTCAGTATCAGCATCGGGTGCTCTTCTGGGGGATTCTCGGCGCCCTGGTCATGCGCGCCGCGCTGATTCTGGTCGGCGCCTCGATCATCTCGGCCTTCCACTGGGTCATCTACGTCTTCGGCGCTTTTCTTGTCTTCACCGGCGTGCGCATGCTGATGACCATCAACCAGGAACCGGACATGGAGGGAAACCGCCTCGTTCGGCTGGTCCGCCGCCGTTTCCGGGTTACCCAAGACTACGAGGGGAATCGCTTTTTCGTTCGCCGCGACGGTCTCTTGTTTCTGACCCCGCTGATGGTGGTACTGATCCTGGTTGAAGTCACCGACGTCGTCTTCGCCCTCGACTCCATCCCGGCCATTTTCGCCGTCACCACCGACCCCTTCATCGTCTATACTTCCAATGTCTTCGCCATTCTCGGCCTGCGCGCCCTGTACTTTGCCCTGGTCGGAATCATCCACCGCTTCCATTATCTCAAGTACGGGCTTTCGCTGGTGCTGATGGTGGTCGGCGCCAAGATGCTGATCAACGCCGCCTTCGGCAAGGTCATCCCAACCGAGGCGGCGCTGCTCGTCACCGCTCTGCTCATCGGCGGCTCGATGCTCATCTCCGTTGTCAAGACCCGCGTCCTGCCCGCCGAGGCGGCCGCCGCCGAGACGCGGCTCGGCTGGGTGCCGGGAAGCCCGGCCAAGACGGAGGAAAAGACGGAGGAAAAAGGGGCGGATTGA
- a CDS encoding hemolysin family protein — METLWFELVIVLLLILANGFFAGAELAIVSVRRGRIAQLVAEGRPGAKVLEGLQADPHRFLATVQIGVTVVGTLASAVGGAAAIEVIKPLLQQAPIELVRDAAEPLSLFLVVGCIAYFSLILGELVPKALALEYSERIALGVARPIHWLARWGGAAVFVLTLSSRTVLALLGVKGRGEQAFITKDEIQHLIAEGRESGSVSSDEQEFIRNVFEFSNTQVREVMVPRPRVVGLDLELSREDVLARVLEHQYSRYPVYRGEIEAVVGFVHGKDLLAQAVRSTSFDLQDLMRPCFFVPETKRVNELLREMQRKHLHMAMVVDEYGSLSGVVTTEDLLEELVGEIEDEHDADEPRRIQPLDNGGYLVDAFITLKDLEDLLGVRSVPDKPFDTLAGLILFKLGHLPTEGEQLDWRDFRLTCVKVRGTAIRRVRIEPLDEDLA, encoded by the coding sequence ATGGAAACTCTCTGGTTTGAACTGGTGATCGTCTTGCTGCTGATTCTGGCCAACGGCTTTTTCGCCGGGGCCGAGCTCGCCATCGTTTCGGTGCGGCGCGGCCGCATCGCCCAACTGGTTGCCGAAGGCCGGCCCGGCGCGAAGGTGCTGGAAGGATTGCAGGCCGATCCCCATCGTTTTCTCGCCACGGTGCAGATCGGCGTGACGGTGGTCGGTACCCTCGCCTCCGCCGTCGGCGGCGCCGCCGCCATCGAAGTGATCAAGCCGCTTCTGCAGCAGGCGCCGATTGAGCTGGTGCGTGATGCCGCCGAGCCCCTCTCCCTCTTTCTGGTGGTCGGCTGCATCGCTTACTTTTCCCTGATTCTCGGGGAACTGGTGCCCAAGGCGTTGGCCCTGGAATATTCGGAACGGATCGCCCTCGGCGTCGCCCGGCCGATCCATTGGCTGGCCCGGTGGGGGGGGGCGGCGGTCTTTGTCCTGACCTTGTCGAGCCGAACCGTGCTGGCGCTGCTCGGGGTCAAAGGCCGGGGCGAGCAGGCCTTCATCACCAAGGATGAGATCCAGCATCTGATCGCCGAAGGGCGGGAGAGTGGCTCGGTCTCGTCCGACGAGCAGGAATTTATCCGCAACGTCTTCGAGTTTTCCAACACCCAGGTGCGCGAAGTGATGGTTCCCCGGCCGCGGGTGGTCGGTCTCGATCTGGAGCTTTCTCGGGAGGATGTGCTGGCGCGGGTGTTGGAACATCAGTATTCCCGCTACCCGGTCTATCGCGGCGAAATCGAGGCCGTGGTCGGCTTCGTGCACGGCAAGGATCTGTTGGCGCAAGCCGTGCGCTCAACTTCCTTCGATCTGCAAGACCTGATGCGCCCCTGTTTTTTCGTTCCGGAAACGAAACGGGTCAACGAACTGTTGCGCGAGATGCAGCGCAAACATCTGCATATGGCCATGGTCGTCGATGAATACGGCAGCTTGAGCGGGGTGGTGACAACCGAGGATCTGCTGGAGGAACTGGTGGGGGAAATCGAGGACGAGCATGACGCGGACGAGCCGCGCCGAATCCAGCCCCTCGATAACGGCGGTTATCTGGTCGATGCGTTCATTACCCTCAAGGATCTGGAGGATTTGCTCGGTGTGCGCTCTGTCCCTGATAAGCCTTTCGACACGTTGGCGGGGTTGATTCTCTTCAAACTGGGGCACCTGCCTACGGAGGGAGAGCAACTCGACTGGAGGGATTTCCGGCTGACCTGCGTCAAAGTCAGGGGAACCGCGATTCGCCGGGTGCGCATCGAGCCCCTTGACGAAGACCTCGCCTAG
- the ablA gene encoding lysine 2,3-aminomutase: protein MPIFSTSQQQLAEAIDAGGVTISRWKDWRWQLKHAIRDIDRVEELLGIHFEAEEKARLEETLRRFPLAITPYYLSLVDNDGFRDDPVFRQAFPSPRELELDACDLADPLAEDRDSPVPGVTHRYPDRVLLQISNVCAMYCRHCTRKRKVGDVDSVPNKDELLAGIDYIRKTPVIRDVLLSGGDPLMLSDEKLDWILTELRSIPHVQVVRIGSRMPVVLPYRITTELVAMLKKHQPLWLNTHFNHPREITASAREALQLLADAGIPLGNQSVLLAGVNDCPRIMKSLVHKLVENRVRPYYLYQCDLSEGLSHFRTPIGKGIEIMESLRGHTSGFAVPTYVVDAPGGGGKIPLNPTYLISLSTNKVVLRNYEGVITTYQEPDSYEPIFCDRKCDDCRLHLKLEDAEECRSTGIEMLLSDYDETISLTPENNSRMERRNDE, encoded by the coding sequence TTGCCTATTTTTTCCACCAGCCAACAACAACTTGCCGAAGCTATCGACGCCGGCGGCGTCACCATTTCCCGTTGGAAAGACTGGCGCTGGCAGCTGAAACATGCCATCCGCGATATCGACCGCGTCGAAGAGCTTCTCGGCATCCATTTCGAAGCGGAGGAAAAAGCCCGCCTCGAAGAGACCCTGCGCCGCTTTCCGCTGGCGATTACCCCCTATTACCTCTCCCTGGTCGACAACGACGGCTTCCGCGACGATCCCGTCTTCCGTCAGGCCTTTCCTTCCCCCCGGGAGCTGGAGCTCGACGCCTGTGACCTGGCCGACCCCCTGGCCGAAGACCGGGACAGCCCGGTGCCGGGAGTGACCCATCGTTACCCCGACCGGGTGCTGCTGCAGATCAGCAACGTCTGCGCCATGTACTGCCGTCACTGCACCCGCAAGCGCAAGGTCGGCGACGTCGATTCGGTTCCCAATAAGGATGAATTGCTCGCCGGCATCGACTACATCCGCAAAACGCCGGTGATCCGCGATGTTCTCCTTTCCGGCGGCGATCCGCTCATGCTCTCCGATGAGAAGCTCGACTGGATTCTGACCGAACTGCGCAGCATCCCCCATGTTCAGGTGGTGCGCATCGGCAGCCGCATGCCGGTCGTTCTGCCTTACCGCATCACGACCGAGTTGGTGGCGATGCTGAAAAAGCATCAGCCCCTGTGGCTCAACACCCATTTCAACCACCCCCGGGAGATCACCGCCTCCGCCCGAGAGGCGCTACAACTCCTCGCCGATGCCGGGATTCCCCTCGGCAACCAGTCGGTGCTGCTGGCCGGGGTCAACGACTGCCCGCGCATCATGAAATCCCTGGTGCACAAGCTGGTGGAAAACCGGGTGCGTCCCTATTATCTCTACCAGTGCGATCTTTCCGAGGGGCTTTCCCATTTCCGGACCCCCATCGGCAAAGGGATCGAGATCATGGAAAGCCTGCGCGGTCACACCAGCGGTTTCGCCGTTCCAACCTATGTGGTCGATGCGCCGGGAGGCGGCGGCAAGATCCCCCTCAACCCCACCTACCTCATTTCCCTGTCGACGAACAAGGTGGTGTTGCGCAACTACGAGGGGGTCATCACCACCTATCAGGAACCGGATAGCTACGAACCGATTTTCTGCGACCGCAAGTGCGATGACTGCCGCTTGCACCTGAAACTGGAGGACGCAGAAGAATGCCGCTCCACCGGCATCGAAATGCTCCTCTCCGACTACGATGAAACCATCTCCCTGACCCCCGAGAACAACAGCCGCATGGAGCGCCGCAATGATGAATGA
- a CDS encoding putative bifunctional diguanylate cyclase/phosphodiesterase: MPERSRPAMSPVTSADQEEREEQQELFPPKLLVVDDEPPMRESLRSLLELSGYQVVCAEDGGTALALLERESFDLLLLDLNMPGMSGQQLLDTLRQRGIDSSVIILSGETTFDQATSAFRKGAADFLAKPCPPETLLATIAANLDRCRRKQDYFIIQKRLQGSEELHRFIVNSAPDLFFMLDGEGRFSFVNDRVESLLGCRVDDLLGRHFSEIVYDKDRDRARYAFNLIHHPGGGRSTKRMELRLRVQNCDDLRYVEVRAIATELSPGGTYTADGRGTRGAAATYGVARDIGDRKQSEALLRYHRYHDVLTSLPNRTLFNDRLEIALGQAKRSGGKLALMSLDLDRFKKINDTLGHFAGDELLQAVAMKLKRCLREGDTLARVGGDEFVLLLPGIAKAEDASVIARKILAVGSRPFHHQGQELRITFSIGVALYPDQGESKETLLRHADLAMYRVKETGRNGFCLYSSDMRQDSSQFLDIESGLPRAICHDELRLHYQPQVDMAQGRIVGLEALVRWAHPQRGLLPPAEFVPIAEETKLIRELGDWVLRRACRDAAVLRERGFGDLKIAVNVSPQQFETDDFDQCVLAILACHGLDPAVLEIEITENSIMRDMNKSMANLTALAHAGVTIAVDDFGTGYSSLGYLHSLPLHTLKLDRCFVQNITQASERNTIITAVLAMAQGLEIAFVAEGVETQAQHDYLLNAGCPIGQGYHYCRPLELEKLLPFLAAHPT, from the coding sequence ATGCCTGAACGCTCCCGCCCTGCCATGTCGCCCGTGACGTCCGCCGACCAAGAGGAGAGAGAGGAACAACAGGAGCTCTTCCCCCCCAAACTACTGGTGGTGGACGACGAGCCCCCCATGCGCGAGAGCCTGCGCAGCCTGCTCGAACTCTCCGGCTACCAGGTTGTCTGTGCCGAGGACGGCGGCACAGCCCTCGCCCTGCTCGAGCGGGAAAGCTTCGACCTGCTCCTGCTTGATCTCAACATGCCGGGAATGTCCGGTCAGCAACTGCTCGACACCCTGCGGCAACGGGGGATCGACAGCAGCGTCATCATCCTCAGCGGGGAGACGACCTTCGACCAGGCGACGAGCGCCTTCCGTAAGGGGGCGGCGGATTTTCTCGCCAAGCCCTGCCCCCCCGAAACCCTGCTCGCCACCATCGCCGCGAACCTCGATCGGTGCCGCCGGAAACAGGACTACTTCATCATCCAGAAGCGCTTGCAGGGCTCCGAGGAACTGCATCGTTTCATCGTCAACAGCGCCCCCGACCTCTTCTTCATGCTCGACGGCGAGGGGCGTTTTTCCTTTGTCAACGACCGGGTCGAAAGCCTGCTCGGCTGCCGGGTCGACGATCTGCTCGGCCGTCATTTCTCGGAAATCGTCTACGACAAGGATCGCGACCGGGCGCGCTACGCCTTCAATCTCATCCACCATCCCGGCGGCGGCCGCTCTACCAAACGCATGGAGTTGCGCTTGCGCGTGCAGAACTGCGACGACCTGCGCTATGTCGAGGTGCGGGCCATCGCCACCGAACTCTCGCCAGGCGGCACCTACACCGCCGATGGCCGCGGCACCCGGGGCGCCGCCGCGACCTACGGCGTGGCCCGGGACATCGGCGACCGCAAACAGTCCGAGGCGCTGCTGCGCTACCATCGCTACCACGACGTTCTCACCAGCCTGCCCAACCGCACCCTCTTCAACGACCGGCTGGAAATCGCCCTGGGTCAGGCTAAACGTTCCGGCGGCAAGCTCGCCCTGATGTCCCTCGATCTCGACCGCTTCAAGAAGATCAACGATACCCTCGGCCACTTTGCCGGCGACGAGCTGTTGCAGGCGGTGGCGATGAAACTCAAGCGCTGCCTGCGCGAGGGGGACACCCTGGCGCGGGTCGGCGGCGACGAATTCGTCCTACTGCTGCCGGGAATCGCCAAGGCCGAGGACGCCTCGGTCATCGCCCGAAAGATTCTCGCCGTCGGCAGCCGGCCCTTCCATCATCAGGGCCAGGAATTGCGCATCACCTTCAGCATCGGTGTCGCCCTCTACCCCGATCAGGGGGAGAGCAAAGAGACGCTGCTGCGCCACGCCGACCTGGCCATGTACCGGGTCAAGGAAACGGGACGCAACGGTTTCTGTCTCTATTCGAGCGACATGCGCCAAGACAGCTCCCAGTTTCTGGATATCGAATCGGGGCTGCCCCGGGCCATCTGTCATGACGAGCTGCGCCTTCACTACCAGCCGCAGGTAGATATGGCCCAAGGGCGCATCGTCGGCCTGGAAGCGCTGGTGCGCTGGGCCCATCCGCAGCGGGGGCTGCTGCCGCCGGCGGAGTTCGTCCCCATCGCCGAGGAGACCAAACTGATCCGCGAGCTCGGCGACTGGGTGCTGCGCCGTGCCTGCCGGGATGCCGCCGTCCTGCGGGAGCGGGGTTTCGGCGACCTGAAAATCGCCGTCAACGTCTCCCCCCAGCAGTTCGAGACGGACGACTTCGACCAGTGCGTCCTCGCCATCCTCGCCTGCCACGGCCTGGACCCCGCCGTGCTCGAGATCGAAATCACCGAAAACAGCATCATGCGCGACATGAACAAGTCGATGGCCAACCTCACCGCCCTGGCCCATGCCGGGGTCACCATCGCCGTCGACGATTTCGGCACCGGCTACTCCTCCCTTGGCTACCTGCACAGTCTGCCCCTGCACACCCTGAAACTCGATCGCTGTTTCGTCCAGAACATCACCCAGGCGAGCGAGCGCAACACCATCATCACCGCCGTGCTGGCCATGGCCCAAGGGTTGGAAATCGCCTTTGTCGCCGAGGGGGTCGAAACCCAGGCCCAGCACGATTATCTGCTCAATGCCGGCTGCCCCATCGGCCAGGGCTACCACTACTGCCGCCCCCTCGAACTGGAAAAACTCCTCCCGTTTCTCGCCGCCCATCCCACCTGA